A window of Pararge aegeria chromosome 27, ilParAegt1.1, whole genome shotgun sequence genomic DNA:
CGTATTTACCCGGTGAGGTCACCAATCCGGCTGTCGGCCTACTCCCGGTGGTAGAGTACGCACGGGTACACAACGCGGAGTTACTGGTGGGATGTGAGGCCAATGCCCACCACGACGCCTGGGGCAGCAGCGACATCAACGACAGGGGTGAGTACCTTTACGATTTTCTTCTTGCAAACTGCCTTCAGCTCTTAAACAGGGGAAGCACGCCTACTTTTATAACAAGGGCAAGACAGGAGGTCTTAGATATTACTTTCGCGACTACCAATCTAGCCAGGTATATAGAAAACTGGATGGTAAGCGATGAACCTTCCATGTCGGACCATCGACACATCAACTTTAACTTAAAGTTATGCTCCAGCATGGAAACAGTTACTTACAGGAATCCGAGGTGCACCTCTTGGGACAGCTTTCAAAACAATCTAGAGAGCAACCTAGAACTGGTACCCAAAAGTATAAAGACCCGTGTTGACCTTGACCTTGCGGTGGATGCTGTCTCCAGAGGTACAATCAGTGCCTTTGAAGACAGTTGCCCGCTTAGGGTGAACACCACACGGCGTAAGGCACCGTGGTGGAACTCGAGGCTAAAACGACTCCGAGACAAAACACGAAAATTATTCAATAGGGCGAAGGCGACCAGAGATgggacatttataaaaaaagcccTAACTGAATACAATAAGGAGATAAGGAAAGCTAAGCGAGCATCGTGGAGGAGATTCTGTGAGGAAATTAGCAGCCTGCCTCAAGGTGCGAGACTCCACAAAATGCTAGCTAAAGCGAAACCCAATCAATTGGGGCTCCTGAAAAATCCTGATGGAACCTTCACGTCAAGTGAGAAGGAAACCCTAGAACTGCTAGCCACAACTCACTTTCTAGGAGCGAACATCGGGTACGCTGGAAGTACTATGGCATGCTCTCTCGGCCATCCAAAAGTTGAGGACTGGAGAAGGGCATCCATCGTCTTCAGACCAGGTACTGTGAGGTGGGCTATAAGCTCTTTTAACCCGAATAAAGCATATGGAACTGACGGCATTACTCCCCTTCTTTTACAAAAGGGAGCCCAGTTGTTAGTTCCGCACCTGGTAAAAATCTTCAGGGCAAGCTACGCCTGGGGACTCATACCGGAACAATGGACTAAAGTTAAAGTCCTCTTTATACCCAAAACGGGGAAAAAGGATAACGCACTGCCGAAATCCTTTAGACCCATAAGCCTATCCTCGTTCTTACTAAAAACGATGGAGAAAGTGCTTGATAGGTATATCAGAGATGCGTTTCTCATTGAGAGACCCATCCATGCTACCCAGCACGCCTATTGCAAGGGCAGGTCCACTGAAACTGCTCTGCTCAGCCTTGTTGACAAGGTTGAAAAGGCGCTGGAGGATAAGGAGATCGCATTCTCTGCTTTTCTGGACATTGAGGGAGCATTTGACAACACTCCGATACGCATACTGGTGGGCGGTCTTTTAATAAGCAGGCTGATCACACAACCATCAGGTGGGTAGAGGCGATGCTCTTCAACCGGAATGTAAAAATCTAATTAAACTGTTTCTCGGTTGAGGTGCTCACCACTAGGGAATGTCCGCAGGGCGGGGTTCCCTGCTTTGGACCCTTGCGGTGGACAATCTATTGCACAAGATGGCTAACTTGCACTTTGATGTCCAAGGATACGCTGATGACTTGGTGGTCACTGTGCGAGGAGTATGTCAGGACACCCTCTCCCATCGCATGCAAAGAGCACTCAACACTATTGAAAAATGGTGCATAGAGAACGAACTTACAGTTAACGCTGACAAAACTGTAATAATACCGTTCACTAGGAAGCGTAAGATTGACAATCTTAAGCCGCCCAAGCTGAAAAACATAAGATACCTGGGAGTTACACTTGACAAGAAAATGACCTGGAACTCCCACATAAATGGCgtacttaaaaaagcaaaatcagCACTGGGGATCTGCGGTCGGCTAGCGGGGAACAGATGGGGCATGAAACCCAAGATAACCTTCTGGCTCTACACAGCCATTGTGAGGCCTATTGTGTCTTATGCATCCGTGGTTTGGAGTAATAAGACGACGGTAAAAACCCAAAACAAGCTAAGCAGTCTACAACGCTCAGCCTGCTTGCTCATAACAGGAGCCATGAGCACCACCCCTGGGGATGCTCTGGATGCTTTGCTGAATCTCCCTCCTCTTCACCTACATGTTAGGAAGGAGGCGAAGGCTTGCATGTACAGGCTCACCAGCCAGGGTGTGGTAAACTGGCTCCCACGAGAACTGAGGCATCTTCATAACTCAGTTCTTGGGATACCTGTTTTGGGGATGCCAACAGACTCAATAACTCCAAAACTTAACTTCCTCAGGCAATATACTGTGGAAATTCCAAATCGTATTGACTGGCTTGAAAACCGGATCACCTGGAAACCGGGGAGCCTTAAGTGGTATACAGACGGCTCCAAGTCGGGTAGTAACGTAGGATGCGGAATATTTGAAGAGACTACCAGGGTAGGGCTTCAACGTAACCTGGGTGTCTACACCTCCATATTCCAAGCAGAGGTCTTCGCAATAATTGAATGTGCGGAAACCTGTCTGCTAAAGAATGTAGTTCTTGGCACAAAATGGCCGATGAACTTGCAAAGTCAGGCGCTTTGGAGAAGCAAATTAGCCCAGAGCCGGTCTGCGGAATACCCAAAAGCCTGGCGCAACTCACCCTACAAACCTATTGTAATTACCACACACtcattcgctggagacaactccaAGGAATGAACCATTCTCGAGTAATAAGACCATTCAacttacggggcactgtgggcttaatagacacatgttcaacctaaagctgcaggacacagatctatgtagactctgtaaggaggctgcggagacgccgctgcatttgatctgttcctgccccgcgctgatgcataaacgcagcactcttttggggaaacacataatgtaaccagaggatgctaaatttcttccagcaaggaaagtgctgcttttcctgaaggc
This region includes:
- the LOC120635572 gene encoding uncharacterized protein LOC120635572: MANLHFDVQGYADDLVVTVRGVCQDTLSHRMQRALNTIEKWCIENELTVNADKTVIIPFTRKRKIDNLKPPKLKNIRYLGVTLDKKMTWNSHINGVLKKAKSALGICGRLAGNRWGMKPKITFWLYTAIVRPIVSYASVVWSNKTTVKTQNKLSSLQRSACLLITGAMSTTPGDALDALLNLPPLHLHVRKEAKACMYRLTSQGVVNWLPRELRHLHNSVLGIPVLGMPTDSITPKLNFLRQYTVEIPNRIDWLENRITWKPGSLKWYTDGSKSGSNVGCGIFEETTRVGLQRNLGVYTSIFQAEVFAIIECAETCLLKNVVLGTKWPMNLQSQALWRSKLAQSRSAEYPKAWRNSPYKPIVITTHSFAGDNSKE